TCAAGAATTAGCGCTACATTTCTCATTAGACTGGTTGGCAAAAATTAAAGGTTACCCTCGATTTTcggaatatgaaataataatgttgAGCGCAGGAACAGATGGACAAGATGGTCCAACTGATGCAGCAGGTGCATTTGGCTATCCTGCTATTGGTCCACTGATACATGATGTATATGCAAGAGTAAAGTCTATAGCATCAAAAGTAATAATTAAAgaggaggaaaagaaagaagctCTTAGAAAAAAACTGGAAGAGCAAGAACAACTTAACATACAGCAGCAACGTAAAGATCTATGCAAAACGCAACAATTAAGTGgatttataacaaataaaaagaaagaaataataaaaacaatGGAAAAAGAAGTTAAGCCTAATAAAGAAATAGATGAAAATGATGAGGATAATGTAGTTCCATTTATACTTCGAACAATGGAAGTAGAACGTATGTTACCTGAAAATACTTTAAATGAGAATGATTCATACAATTTATATTCTCGATTTAAGAGAGGTACAGACTTATTTAAAACTGGTTTTACTGGTACGAATGTTATGGACTTACACTTCATCTACATAAAAAAACGCAAATGCGACTGTAAAATAGATTTTGGAAAAgaatttttccaaaatacttTAGATGTACATGACTTACATATTGATACCTCAACTAtagaaagatataaaaatttgtataaacgaGAACCTTTTCACTGGGATAAATTTTTGTCTAGACCATCGGCTGTGGCCGACGAAAAGATTGACCaacttaatataaaaattattgatgCTAATTTGACTGATCCATGTTGTCGCAAAGACAGAAAATTCCCGCTTAAAAATCTTTTGGAAGATAAAGATTTACCACTGTAACATATTTTGTAAAACAGGGAAATTTTCTACGCTATATTAAAAATCTTATAAATTTAAACGAAAAGTTTTATTTTTTGAAGATATTTGTATACATTAGAACTTAAAcacgaataaataatatatgcaTGCAAATTATCATTAGAACTTTTTAAAGTACAAATAGTAATACTTATCACGCTGATTTTAATGCGATATACACAATAGATTTATCCGTTTAACTTCTTTCGTTAAATAGAATTAATCACCACAtgtaacatatgtatatatatatatgaatgtaTATACAATTCACTTTTAATCGTTATTAACGCAATTAAAAATTTGATTAGTGAGATTCATTAACATTTGTTTACACTAAACAATGAGATTAAAATaacttatatttaaataaaaatttagaaataaattttagataaaaatttatttctaaatttttatctaACACACACACGCGCACGCTCGCACATATGTACGCATGCACGCACATGCTCGCACATACAATGCTCATTCTACATACATAATAGCAAGTGATTTGTACTACACAATTACCTTGTATTATTGTTGCATATAACATACACGATATTTAGTACAAAAATTCGTATTGTGCGCTAAAGATCCCAACTAAACAAATGATGTTTAACTAGCATATCACGCACGCCATCTTTCAGAGGTTGTGATTGTTCTTTTTTTGGTGGTAATTCCCAATCAGGATTTAAATTAAATGCAAATTGACTTAATATTCTTAATTCACATTTAATTTGTACCCAGCCAGGACTATTGATAAAACTCCACGGTTGGTACCTGTAAAATTAATGATACGTAAATTGttgcaataaaaaatataatagaattataataaactattattattttgttcaatataTATCTAGTACCATTTTTGTACAACTCCTACACACGAACATAAAACTTCAAGCCATAAATGTAACACTTGTTCATTTAATCCGAGACAAATAAGAGATCTTAATTTTACATCCATTTGAGCATGTGCATTATCGTGGGTTAAATTTACTGACTGAACGCATCGGTATAATAACTGAAATAAAATTGGTTAGGGTTAGATTATaaattttgatcaaataatctattgtaaagatataaatagtactacctCTTCAGGCGTGAGAACTTTACCATCTTCATCCAGTCTATATGTCTTGCATAATACTAATCTACTGTAAACTGAATTAAAGTCTTTTTCCACTTCTCTATTTGAAGCTTCTTCGATAAAAAGCCATGGATGACATGGACCACCTAAGAATGATGGTCTACGCATTCCATGTTCTAATACTGCCTTAATAGCGGGGCACAAAGTTCCCCTCACTAAATCAGTAACAGCCTCGCTAACTGCATCATCTCCAGCACACGTATATTGTTTACTCCTTTCATCTAATAATTCTACAAATTTTGCAGGAAACCATCCTCTTAATCCATTAAGTTCTCCCACCCAACAATGTTCATCTTTTTGACttataattgtaattatatCATTTTTTCGAAAACCTAATTCATCATCATCATGTCTTTCAAAATCTGTATAATGTGATCATAGAAATTGAAAGAGAAATGATCTTATTGTATATTAATATTACGTATAATTAGGAATATATTCATAACTTAAATATATGTTAATAACATACCTAATAACGCCTTAGCTCTCCTTTTTCTAGTGCGTGAAACATTAACATAATTATCATGATCTTTTGCATGACTCTCCATACTATAATCTGCTATAAGCACAATATTGTTTAATTTAGGGTcgacatttataaaatgtctAGCAACTTGCAAAACAGCTTCTCTTAAATCAAccaatatttctaaaatatttagAACCTGtgattttcaatttctttaaaatgTCACGTTTATTTTATTCATGGTATCAATATACCTGTTTGTCGAATATTTTTTGACTTTGCATCATCTTCAGTATCATAACTTCCAAACAAGAACGTTTGAAACATTGatttattttttttcatttgaCGCCTTCAAGAAAATACAGACCATTATAACAGTTAGAAATAGGATGTTTATAtcagaaatttaattataaatatatatttaattaaaaacttaatgaaaacatttcgaacgatataattttaaatttattatacctATTGAGATGTTGTTTTGGTAAATTTGGTACAGCATCAGGATTACCCACTAAGCCACCTTGATCTGCCATTAAATAGGCCAGGTGTCTACGTCTGTGAGTTTCAACCAAAACGTCTGTTAATGATCCACTTACTTCTAAAGACGTCTAAGAAAAGATAATAACTTTCGGTTATAGAAATTGACTCATTACCTGtataacaaattttaataagGATTGGAAAATGAGAACttactttaaataataaatcaacATCGTCAATATCTCCGGGTATATCCGAAAGAGCATTAAATATTTGTGCAGAGTTTTCTAATTCCTTTAATTCATGTtctaaaaagatatttaatattttacactTGTGAATATATttactataaatattatatacctttaatttttaacattcCAAGTGTAACTTGAAACAAAACTATAGATCCATCAAAAAGAAACATATCCCATATACGGAGCAATATTTTCTTATGTACAACAGATGCAAATAAAGTCAGGAACCAATGTAAAGATATTAAACTTAATTCTATATCATGTTGAACTAAGACATGGTCAATATCAGGGAGATAATTAGTTACTAATGTACGAAGTACTCTTTGATCAGCTTGAATACctgtgaaatatttttaaaattaagatTCATTATGTTTTTACATAATTTATTACATGTTAGTAGtatattacctaataacgttgAAGAATAGTAAGATGCTGGCAATAAATCTTCCACTATTGTACCCATCATCCAAAAAGCATCTTCTtcttctaataataataaaagagaaGCTGCTATTGTTCCTGTACCTTGGCAATATCTTTGCAAAATAAATAGattatacaataaataaataaggatATTAcaatgttatttaatattacatacAATATTATTCCATAAAAGTATCATTACCCAATATCAGGATATAACCAAGCAAGAGCACGCATAACACGTCTTAAACGTGGTATTCCTGTGCTATGAAGGTGGCTAAAACATGCATTAGCAGGCATAATGCGTAAAAGATCTTTTtcaatctgtttattagttacCAATGCATCATTACTCGATGCTTTTACTATATCTTTATACATTATCTCGGAAGAACATTTTTTCTGAAGTGCTCCTGTAACATTAAATAAAGTAATTTATTTTGTATCTGTATATTATAAAATGTTAAGGATGGGGGCAGTTGTTGCGATGAAAAATTTGGACAGGAATGGGTGAAATCTCGTTACTCTTGTATTGTTTGGGACCTCAAGACATAATTAGGAACCAGGCCAGATAATTGGACTCAATCAATTCAAGAACCTGATGTTCCTTACCTGACATTCTCATCCAAATTTGAGGTCTCAGAGAATGAGGTATACCACGATGAACCATATCTCGCAATTTATCTGTACGTGGCAATCTTCTATCCATATTTTGCCAAGAAAATTCAGCTACTTCTTTATTATGACTGAATTCTAACAGAGCAACCCATTGTAgtctaaatatagaaatatttaaagttagctttattaattttattaatttgataACTATTATTCATTTGATTTCTTCATACCTATGTTGGGGATCTTCAACAAATGGGATACCTAACAACTTTTTTGAACTTTGTTCTGGGCCATCTTCTTCTTCTACACGAAATCCGAATTCATCAAACctatcataaattatatttgtatacataagaaaattaattaaattatcatGTGCTATAATAGTATTTTATactaaaatatttgttataaacaCCTATATTCAGGTTGCGAATTGGGATCATCAGGTTGATTTAATTTAGCTAAAATATCTTGGGGCCACATGGATGGCGTTAAGGCAGAAAATGGACCTCCTGGTGCAGGAGATAAAATTTCGCCACATAATCCTGAAACTTCTACTTCAAATTCATCTTCAGAAGCAGCAGTTTCCAATTTTTTCTAAAGAATAAAGATATTGTGTAATTTCAAATGCATAATATGCTAACAGATGTGTAATCCAGTACATGGTAATTTATGGTAAACTAAATATTACTTTACAAAAGCTCTCTATTTTCACAAATACCAAACTTTTAATGCtcctttatttataaataaaataatcgaatgaaaaattcattaaaatcacATAGATAAAAATACTAACGTTATGGTCATCCTTTCCAACATAACCTTCATGATCACGAACATTAAATAACGATTTAGCAATATCCATTTTGTAgaacttttaaatatttatttattgttttttatatatttgtttatttattagtttacattattttattttaatgatatcattatattcctcgtatttaaaaaatattaatctaTACACGACGTTCACGGTATTGACACTATTATTCTGCTATTATATTTATGCCGCCATCTAACGAACCTACTGATAATTAAACCGATAACACaccaatataaatatttaaatctacGCAATGACTTACAGATAGTAAATTTATCGTCTGTTACgtttaaaacaatttttgtGAAAAACTTATATAATAATTGCTAAACGGTTGATTTACAATTGTTATCTTATTATACATTCTCAgtaattctttaaaaaaattatacgttatatatacataatgtatTATTATCCAATGGATATTAAAAAGTATGTTCCAAATTGATAAAGAAAAGGTAAcacgtattaaaaaatatctatTCGTATTGTATAACAATTTAACATTACGAAGCAAAAAATTGATTACGTATCAAGTGTTTACTACAATATATATAGCTATGAATCAGAATGAAAATAAATGTAGTTCATTTCAACACATCACGTATTGTTTATTGTAATATTCTACATAGTACATTTATCAAGTTACGTTATAATTTTCTTATTATGTAAGAACGATTCCTATTAAGAAGACAAATTAATTATACGTAACTAATTGAAGTTGCACATAAATATGTGTAAGAATTAACATTATATTGTTTTAAACGCGATGCCATAATTCCGGTATACAGGAGCTTGCATTTAACGTGTATCAGCAGGTGTGCTATAGTATATGGAAGAAGCGGGAAAAGTATCTCGACCAGAATCTAGGGTTTTTCGTTAGCATTCACGGTATCGAGCTGCGAATTGGACTTTACCGCCGACATTATACATAGAAAATGAATCCGATTGGGCAGCGTGGCACGAAGGCCACATCCGGCAGCAGCACTGCAGTATTGGTCGATCCCGCTTCAGTAACACCGAAGTTGGTCGAATTTCCTATATATTATTGATAAATAGCTCGCGTTACTCGTGTGACTTTTACCATAAAATCAACGTCGGTGTCCGTAATTAAGGAAGGAAACTCTCGGATCACCGGAAACGTCGTATATACCAATAACCAAGAAGAGACGCAGAAACGGTTAGGGAGTAAGCGCGTTAATTCTAACAAGAGAATCATCGTAAGGGATTATCGTGCATTGGGTGtgacggacatttatatatccGAACGCGAGTTGCATGAAAGTCGTGCCGTGTTGCGTGAAGTGTTGAAGGAACGCTCGATTATTCGTGGATCTCGATGGGTGTATGTGCGATTATGTCGAGCGCCACCGAACCGAGGTGAGCGTTATAGAAGGGGAAACTGGCCAAAAGAAGCTGCCTTCGAATCTGTTTTTTGCTCCGCCATTGTACGCTACGAGAGTACCGCGAAGGAAGCCGCTTGCCTCATTTTCCCCGTGTTTTTATCTTCAATTACATTTTAACGTACCGAACGTTAGCTCGACCGTGTAAACGCGCCTACGTCCGCGTTTAACGCACCGTCTCGTGGTTACGCTATTCACGAGGCGAAGCACGTTAGTGTCTTCTATCTTTCTCTGTTTCGTGTTTTCTATCTCGCTCTAACTTTTACccttgctctctctctctctctttgacacacacacacacacacacgcacgcacacacacacgtgCGCGCGCGCAAGCACGCACGCACATACACGTACATTTCTCATTTTCTTTCTCACTCTCTTTCCCTTTCCCTCTGGTGTATATAATACCTCTCGATGCCTTCGACATCTCTGCGGAAGTCGTATGTGTAAAGGTTTTTCGCGTACGTGGACATTGGTGAATACACGAAGTGATTCGTATAATACCTGTGTCTTTTGCCGGGGATACAAATCTTGCGCGTCATTATGCAATAGACGACGTGCAACTGACGAGAAAGAACTGCCTCCTCTGTTGAGGACGAGGACGGCGGTGGTGTTGTGCGGCATGTTTTTATCTTTGTTTTCCAATTCCGTGCCACGACGAGGAAACGCTGCCGCTActgccgccaccgccgccgccaccgctgctgctgctgctgttgctgctgctgctgctgctgctactgCTGCTACTACcgctgctactactactactactactactactactactactactactactactactactactactgctgtTGTTGTTTTCTATATTTCGCGACGAGTAATCACGTGGGAATGCGTCAAACGATGCAAGCATATCTGTTATTAATCTCCACGACATGTATACTTGGTAGTGATATCTAGTGTAATTATGTGCAACACTCCGTATCATAGTGCTGACCGGAAATTTCTACCTTCGATTAAGCTTCCTTCCTACCTCCTTAATCACTTTTATTCAACGTTCTATCCTTCGTTATTTCGTCAAACAACACAGTGTTCGGGACTTTCTTTCACAAACGCGTAGCAGCGTTTTGTTTCATCGCATTCCAATTTCTTAATAACGCGTTGATATCGTTATTCGCCGGCAGCCGCTTACCGTCTCAGCTTACTCTACGTTCGAAGTTCACCGCTCGAATACTGTGATCCGACATATATTGGAACATATATCTTCGTGGGAAGAACGATCTTGTTTTTCTGACGTTCCTCTTCGCTTACTCCGCGTGTTTGGATGTTGCCACACCGAGGAGTATCGGTTTGAAGAATCTTCGATTTTCAACGGGCTTCCTATTCTGCGAGCGAAGAGTACAAGGTAAGCGGAATTTTTATGTTTTACTTGCTTCTTTATTAAATTAAGTATCGGTGGCCTTTCTCTcttgctttcgatatttcgaaataaaaattgtttcacGTGATGCTGATCACTAGTACATATACTAATTAATTATGCATTAAAATTGCTTCTATTTTTAGATATTCGTGATACTAACTACTAATGACTTGTTTATTTATGcattttttatttgatattttttattgaACGTTTGGCAAATGACAGCCAGCTTGTACCTTATAAACATATGAATACTGAAAAGGAAATTAAATAGTGTAATTTGCGATTTATATAATAACGTAGTATTTTGTTAGATACAAATACATCTGTTATGGATACTATTAATTTATTCAATATGTGCTATTTACATTTAAGTAAATTTAGTCTTAATTCTTTAGTCTTAATATACTTCCTTAGATGTATTATAATGAGTATCTTAATCTTAATAACGGAAAGCCAAAGTAattgttacatatatatataatcttaatctaaataataatatatataaccttataaatatttatttttgtatatttatttgcaGATTAAGGTTATGAGTTGGTCCAAAACACGCAAATGAAACACAGAAATGAAGAAATTAAACAGGATGGAGAATACTGTTGAAACAACATAATATTAAATGTGGAATGAATAAAGAAAGAGTACGAGGttcaaaaaggaaataaaacagaagaaagaaattattctaAAGCATAACAATAGTTAATACAAGTGCAGGACAATAAATCAGTAATGGATGAATGGGAGTGAGAACAGCACATGTGAAGTGTAGGTGTGGGTGCGTACGCACGTGGGAGCCTCTGGATGTCGAGGCCGCAGCACTGGCAGTGTCAGTGGCAGTGATGGCCCCTGCTCTGACGGAAGGTGGTCCTCAAAAGCCTGAAAATTTGCTCCCTTCCCTTCCAGCTGGTGGATTTCTTTCCCCAGAGCAGGCTACACAGTTGTGCCAGAATCGTGAAATTCTGGCGAAATTTGTTGTTTCTGCAAACGTCCAACCATCAAAGATTGATGAACAGTGCTTACATGGTATATCCAAAGACCTCATTCGTGATGTCATCAACTCGAAATATGCCAATGATCTTGATAGTTTGTCTACGTTTACGCACGGATCTGACTTGATTACAAAGAAGGCATTAATAAAACAGGACTGTGAACAACTGGACATTACGGGCAGTCCAGGGAAAAAGGTGACTGATACTATAATGAACGACCCATCTATGGGTGATCAAGCGGACAATATGGGATTTTTGAAATCAAGCGCAGATTTGCCTTTGGTGGGCTCAGAAACAGTAGGAGATAATAAAAGTCTGGATGTGGATCAAATAATGGCCTTTGGTACAGATATAACTGCGGATAATGAACAATGTAACATGAGCAATGTTGGTGATATTGGACAGAATGTTGAGGAGATTTTACAAGTTATTAAATCTATTGAAGGTGTGGAAAATGCAGAAAATATATCTACAGGTAGTAATGAACCAGCGCAAAGCACTGTGGATGGAGTTGAAATGTTTTCTATGCCTGAAGAAGGATTTCCTTCCTTTGAAAGAGATTTACTTGATGTTGATGTTATGAGTATTTGCAATATTGCTGATGCAGTGGACCAACAGAAAGTCAACACCTTAAAGTTACAGCAAGATATTGTTGCCCAAAAACAACACgagagtgaaagaaaatgtGCATTTTTATTAAGAAGACTGAGGAAGCTTCAAGCAAGAATAATAGGCAGGCATGTTGCTGAAGAAAACACTGGAGTTCTTGAGCTTGCTCATCATGGAGtgaaaaaatatctttttcaaGAATTGGTTAATATCAGTTCTAAGTCTAATGTTAAAAACTTTCCTGAGATTAGTAGTAGTTTGAGTTCATTTTTGCAAAAAGTTGAGAAAATGTGTGTTGCCCAGAGCAATAGTGTGAATCGTCAGCGATTGTGTTGCCGTTATTTTGGTGATGGATCGCGTGACAATTTGGGTAGTACTTCTGGTAATAATAGCAACCGTCAGTCAGTGTTTGGTACACCTCAAGTTAAAGTTAGAGGCGAAGAAGTAGAAAGTGTGGCAGGACCTTTAGCCTCGCAATTACATATTGTGGAATCTAATCTTGACTCTGATTGTACTGCATCAAGTAGTGGTGGAGAAAGTTGTGATGAAATGCAGTCATTTAACAATCCACATCAACAAAGAATATCTATGTaagttttaatttcttttatcaaaAAAAATCCATGTTTAGATGTGGGACCATTCTATTTTCTCTATAGTTTTAATAGAATGGAATTTgtgaatttaaaataattttgtacattttatttCCTAGAGAGTAATTTTGTAATGCAAAATTTAGTACCGTTATCTTAGtattcctttaaatttctttgtttttaACACGTATTTGAGTTTATAAAAAACTGAAAACCGAACAATATTTTGGGCCGGTTTAGATCAATTTTATTTGACTATTATGTTGCTTAGTATAGCAAGTTTATGTACATTACtactaaaaataattattaaatgtagtagaaataaatagataataaaCAAAAACAAAACAATAGGTATATgttgtttcaatatttatagtaatatttcaaatattttcaatacaTACAACTGTacttaatgtaaattaattgataaaatattttttaaaaaaatatcgatTGTTACTTAGTCGGTTAGTATTTATTTACTAATTTATTTCTTATGTTTTTATACAATACTTGTAGATCAAAACGGGCAGCATGGAGGTATGCTCAAGATCGTGCAGGTGTAGCAGCAAGATGGACGTGGCTGCAGGCACAAATATCGGATTTGGAATATAGGATTAGACAGCATAATGAATTGCAACGGCATATTAGAGCTAACAAGGGTTTAGTGATACTTGATAATGCAGAAACAGTGAATGGGTATAGTGGTGTTTTACCAGGTTCTACAGGACGTTATAATTCACCAGAAGGTGAATTACCTGCTAGTAGGACTCGGCCCTTTGTCTGGAGTTTTTACAGGAAGAGGAAATTATTACAACTAGATAAGTTACACGAAGTCTCAAAGCGTGCTGCAAAAGCATCAACTGTAAGATGCAACTGCGATCGTGTATTACCACCATGTGCTTTATGCACTGGAAGATTAGATCCAATGCAACCGCAAGAACCAATTGAACAAATGTCTGTACAAGAAAGGGTTGCACTTGTGGATCCTAGTTTTCATCCTGTTTTGTCATTTCCTGATGGTAAAACATTATTTTTGTATATGTACATACCTTGATAAGAAGATGTAATTTGTTATGATGTGTAGCATAAGGTTTTTGAGAATCTACATTAATCTGTGAAACCTTTTGATATGCAGAAATCACGCAGGGAACTCATCTTGATGCTATCATGAAAACAGTGGAATGGCAACAAAAAATGTTAAGGGGAAATTTACGGATCACACGTTTAAAAGATAAAGATACCAATGAAAGGAGAAATAAGAAACTTCCAGGGCACAGAGCAAAATATGCAGCTCGGTTAAAAAAATCATCGTCAAGTATTCTTACCGCAAGTATGTAACATGTTGCATCATACAATCGTGTAGTAAAGAATTCTTTTTTAGTCTTTTTAATCTTTGTTTGTTGATATTCTTTATGTAGGAATTAAGAAGAAAATgttaaaaggaaaaagaaacaggCTTGGTCATGATAGAAGCGTTCATGGTTTAAGTAGGAAGAGGGTACAGAAACTGACAACTGAAGATGATGATGATATTAGTGCACTTTCCAGCTCTAGTAAGCATTCATCTCCAGTGCCTTCTCCTTTACATCACACTATTGCGTCTACTACAGAGAAGAACATAGTTAAAGAAAAGAATTCTCATGGGTCAgtattattaattacatttattaaaaaagatatacattaaacatataattaaaattgttaaaatttttTTGCTTCAGACGATTGAGGCAAAATTCGTACGATATTGATAATATAGTTATACCATATAGTGTAGCTGCTTCAACTAGGCTTGAAAAGTTACaatacaaagaaatattaacACCGAAGTAAGTAACATTTTATACTGAATACATTTTTGTATCTCAAGTGGGTAGTTATTAGTATTACactatgtttctttttttctccaaGGTGGAGGTTATGCGAAGAGCCTTCAAAGTTGGATATTAAAAATGGTGTTATGCATAGGCCTAGTCAAGACAGTGATGTAAGTACATTTAATTACAGgagtataaaattttaaataattttacacCAACGAGATTAAATGTATCTGTATATTATCTTTAGTTCGAAGATATGTCAGACGAAACTATAGCTTTAAGACATGAACGAAGCGAACGAGAAGAAAACAAACGTTTTATGACGTATATGAATATGCCACATCAGTCTCGTATTCGACATAATCGTAGGACAGATAGTCGAGCAGATAGTGGTGCGAATACACCAggtaattgtatattataatttacttAACAAGTTGACGCCGGCGCGACCCATCAACGGGTCGCACGTGCCTGTTCTGTGAGGCGGCGTGCCCCATCGGCGGGTCACACGTGTCCGTCCCGAGGGGTGGCAATGGGTCACGCATGTATTTCACAAAATAGGTAGTGACCCAGCGCCGCCCCACAGAGAAAATCATGAATATCGGCGCCGGCGTAAACGTGTTAATTTAAAtatcgaaattaaaatattgaaattaccTACAATTAATCTTCTCGTGTTcagataatttataaattatttctcAATCGTTAGATCCTATGTCTCCACACGCAAGTGATTTTGGTGGAGACATGATGTCACCGATTACGTCACCTCCTGCAACTCCACAAGTTCAAGAATCAGAACATCAACATAACTCTGATAACTTGCATCGATCATCTGCTTTGCAAAATGCTTTACGGCGTCGTACTGCGCCTATGTTAAGAGTAGGGAAAGACGACACCGGTACTTCGGTAAATGAAGATGAAAATGAGGTATTATTTTTTGATCCGATTAAAgtacatttttaaatacaaaacagaatatttaaaaagaattgTATACTGTTTTTCGTTAGATTTTGCCGTATGAACCAAGGATATTTCCATTATCCGAAGAAGTATATGACAAAATGCTGGAAGTGATGCCAGATGGGCATTGGCAAGCTTCTTCAGCATCTCTTTGTTCCCGTGATGAAGAAAAAGCGGACGATGTACGTACACTGtgtttgtattaaatatttgagTGTTAATTACCAGAACTTTTTATTATGAAAGAAATATCTGAATGCTCGTACTGATTATTAATATAAACTTTGAGCCAACTTTCATGGCTCCTCGAGGCTATCCCTGGTAAGCAGTGTCATTTGATGCTACCTATTTTAAATACaattgattttatttttatcgcatatttcAGATTTTAGT
This portion of the Bombus affinis isolate iyBomAffi1 chromosome 1, iyBomAffi1.2, whole genome shotgun sequence genome encodes:
- the LOC126916529 gene encoding KAT8 regulatory NSL complex subunit 1 isoform X2 — encoded protein: MGVRTAHVKCRCGCVRTWEPLDVEAAALAVSVAVMAPALTEGGPQKPENLLPSLPAGGFLSPEQATQLCQNREILAKFVVSANVQPSKIDEQCLHGISKDLIRDVINSKYANDLDSLSTFTHGSDLITKKALIKQDCEQLDITGSPGKKVTDTIMNDPSMGDQADNMGFLKSSADLPLVGSETVGDNKSLDVDQIMAFGTDITADNEQCNMSNVGDIGQNVEEILQVIKSIEGVENAENISTGSNEPAQSTVDGVEMFSMPEEGFPSFERDLLDVDVMSICNIADAVDQQKVNTLKLQQDIVAQKQHESERKCAFLLRRLRKLQARIIGRHVAEENTGVLELAHHGVKKYLFQELVNISSKSNVKNFPEISSSLSSFLQKVEKMCVAQSNSVNRQRLCCRYFGDGSRDNLGSTSGNNSNRQSVFGTPQVKVRGEEVESVAGPLASQLHIVESNLDSDCTASSSGGESCDEMQSFNNPHQQRISISKRAAWRYAQDRAGVAARWTWLQAQISDLEYRIRQHNELQRHIRANKGLVILDNAETVNGYSGVLPGSTGRYNSPEGELPASRTRPFVWSFYRKRKLLQLDKLHEVSKRAAKASTVRCNCDRVLPPCALCTGRLDPMQPQEPIEQMSVQERVALVDPSFHPVLSFPDEITQGTHLDAIMKTVEWQQKMLRGNLRITRLKDKDTNERRNKKLPGHRAKYAARLKKSSSSILTARIKKKMLKGKRNRLGHDRSVHGLSRKRVQKLTTEDDDDISALSSSSKHSSPVPSPLHHTIASTTEKNIVKEKNSHGRLRQNSYDIDNIVIPYSVAASTRLEKLQYKEILTPKWRLCEEPSKLDIKNGVMHRPSQDSDFEDMSDETIALRHERSEREENKRFMTYMNMPHQSRIRHNRRTDSRADSGANTPDPMSPHASDFGGDMMSPITSPPATPQVQESEHQHNSDNLHRSSALQNALRRRTAPMLRVGKDDTGTSVNEDENEILPYEPRIFPLSEEVYDKMLEVMPDGHWQASSASLCSRDEEKADDTLIFRF
- the LOC126916529 gene encoding KAT8 regulatory NSL complex subunit 1 isoform X1; the protein is MGVRTAHVKCRCGCVRTWEPLDVEAAALAVSVAVMAPALTEGGPQKPENLLPSLPAGGFLSPEQATQLCQNREILAKFVVSANVQPSKIDEQCLHGISKDLIRDVINSKYANDLDSLSTFTHGSDLITKKALIKQDCEQLDITGSPGKKVTDTIMNDPSMGDQADNMGFLKSSADLPLVGSETVGDNKSLDVDQIMAFGTDITADNEQCNMSNVGDIGQNVEEILQVIKSIEGVENAENISTGSNEPAQSTVDGVEMFSMPEEGFPSFERDLLDVDVMSICNIADAVDQQKVNTLKLQQDIVAQKQHESERKCAFLLRRLRKLQARIIGRHVAEENTGVLELAHHGVKKYLFQELVNISSKSNVKNFPEISSSLSSFLQKVEKMCVAQSNSVNRQRLCCRYFGDGSRDNLGSTSGNNSNRQSVFGTPQVKVRGEEVESVAGPLASQLHIVESNLDSDCTASSSGGESCDEMQSFNNPHQQRISISKRAAWRYAQDRAGVAARWTWLQAQISDLEYRIRQHNELQRHIRANKGLVILDNAETVNGYSGVLPGSTGRYNSPEGELPASRTRPFVWSFYRKRKLLQLDKLHEVSKRAAKASTVRCNCDRVLPPCALCTGRLDPMQPQEPIEQMSVQERVALVDPSFHPVLSFPDEITQGTHLDAIMKTVEWQQKMLRGNLRITRLKDKDTNERRNKKLPGHRAKYAARLKKSSSSILTARIKKKMLKGKRNRLGHDRSVHGLSRKRVQKLTTEDDDDISALSSSSKHSSPVPSPLHHTIASTTEKNIVKEKNSHGRLRQNSYDIDNIVIPYSVAASTRLEKLQYKEILTPKWRLCEEPSKLDIKNGVMHRPSQDSDFEDMSDETIALRHERSEREENKRFMTYMNMPHQSRIRHNRRTDSRADSGANTPDPMSPHASDFGGDMMSPITSPPATPQVQESEHQHNSDNLHRSSALQNALRRRTAPMLRVGKDDTGTSVNEDENEILPYEPRIFPLSEEVYDKMLEVMPDGHWQASSASLCSRDEEKADDDGEMDSPESDSTESACCDVEGEDPNDPEWTVADDRDTEKERIRPTAKR